The following are encoded together in the Perca fluviatilis chromosome 23, GENO_Pfluv_1.0, whole genome shotgun sequence genome:
- the trmu gene encoding mitochondrial tRNA-specific 2-thiouridylase 1 produces the protein MGFIRHVVCAMSGGVDSSVAALLLKRSGYSVTGVFMKNWDSLDERGVCTTEKDCEDAYRVCQTLDIPFHQVSYVKEYWHEVFSKLLKEYEKGRTPNPDILCNKHIKFNHFHKYAINTLGADAMATGHYARTSQEDEEVFQQTPIAPPITLFRNRFEIRNPVRLYKGADLLKDQTFFLSQISQDALRQTMFPLAGLTKEFVKKIAAEAGFHHVLKKKESMGICFIGERNFENFILEYLEPKPGNFVSIEDGAVMGTHNGWFTLTLGQRARIGGQRDPWFVVDKDIATGDVFVAPTTNHPALFRDTVRTERFHWVTVDPPPELVKTHMMDCHFRFIHQMPLTPCTVTLNMNGSLWISLSQPIRALTPGQFAVLYKGDECLGSGKIVQLGPSEYTLQQGRERLAAAAQHGEQQTPEPAS, from the exons ATGGGTTTTATTAGGCACGTCGTGTGCGCCATGTCCGGCGGCGTTGACAGCTCTGTCGCGGCGTTGTTACTAAAGAGAagtg GTTACAGTGTAACAGGAGTTTTCATGAAGAACTGGGACTCCCTGGATGAGAGAGGGGTGTGTACCACAGAGAAAGACTGTGAGGACGCCTACAGAGTGTGTCAGACCCTGGACATCCCCTTCCATCAAGTGTCCTATGTCAAAGAGTACTGGCATGAGGTTTTCAG TAAACTATTGAAGGAATACGAGAAGGGGAGGACGCCCAACCCAGATATACTATGCAACAAGCACATCAAATTCAACCATTTCCACAAGTATGCTATCAACACTCTGG GTGCTGATGCCATGGCAACAGGCCACTACGCCAGGACGTCTCAGGAAGACGAAGAGGTTTTCCAACAGACACCCATAGCGCCGCCGATCACTCTTTTTAGAAATCGGTTTGAGATTAGAAATC CGGTGAGGTTGTACAAAGGAGCAGATCTCCTCAAAGACCAAACCTTCTTCCTCAGTCAGATCTCCCAGGATGCCTTACGACAAACCATGTTCCCATTGGCCGGACTCACCAAAGAGTTTGTTAAGAAGATTGCTGCTGAGGCAGGGTTTCACCATGTGCTGAAGAAAaaagag AGCATGGGCATCTGCTTCATTGGAGagagaaactttgaaaactttATTTTGGAG TATCTGGAACCTAAACCAGGGAACTTTGTCTCCATTGAAGACGGGGCTGTCATGGGAACACACAATG GCTGGTTCACTCTGACACTGGGCCAGAGGGCGAGAATTGGAGGGCAGAGAGACCCCTGGTTTGTGGTGGACAAAGACATTGCTACTGGAGATGTGTTTGTG GCTCCAACTACCAATCACCCAGCTCTTTTCCGTGACACGGTGCGAACGGAACGCTTCCACTGGGTAACAGTTGACCCACCTCCTGAACTAGTCAAGACCCATATGATGGATTGTCATTTCCGCTTCATCCACCAGATGCCGCTCA CTCCCTGTACAGTGACACTCAACATGAACGGCTCTTTGTGGATCTCACTctcccagccaatcagagctctgACACCTGGACAG TTTGCTGTGCTCTACAAAGGAGACGAGTGTCTGGGTAGTGGGAAGATCGTACAACTGGGGCCCAGTGAATACACACTCCAGCAGGGCAGAGAACGCTTGGCAGCAGCCGCGCAGCACGGGGAGCAGCAGACGCCTGAACCAGCCAGCTGA
- the srr gene encoding LOW QUALITY PROTEIN: L-threonine ammonia-lyase (The sequence of the model RefSeq protein was modified relative to this genomic sequence to represent the inferred CDS: deleted 2 bases in 1 codon) produces MGEFSEEGLTLDLLREAREVVRSSPLGVINTPMIPWCQTTLPLDIHCNIHIKLENMQRTGSFKIRGVANQFARRPKGGHFVTMSAKKNGNYGKGWGREKKKKGKKKGGGGPGPPPPPPPPFFLGVSFGVEVERVPTSCLMNVVNRCVQEENMTFLHSYDDLDLIAGHASLGMEVLEVMPEPDVVVVCCGGGGLLAGVAAAIKLSGCDKTRIYGVEPEGACTMYKSFIEKKPVGMDSQSIASGLAPPFAGTLPFELCQRYVEGIVLINDEEIKAAVSTLYRSGLVVEPSGSAAFAAIVNNKIPELEGKNVVCILSGGNIGKDELTNFPD; encoded by the exons ATGGGTGAGTTTTCTGAAGAAGGCCTCACATTGGATCTGCTGAGGGAAGCCAGGGAGGTGGTGAGAAGCAGCCCCCTGGGTGTCATCAACACTCCCATGATCCCCTGGTGCCAGACAACCCTGCCTCTCGACATCCACTGCAACATCCACATCAAATTGGAAAACATGCAGAGAACTG GGTCGTTCAAGATCAGAGGAGTGGCCAATCAGTTTGCCAGGAGACCGAAGGGAGGTCATTTTGTCACCATGTCTGCG AAGAAAAATGGGAACTATGGGAAGGGGtgggggagggaaaaaaaaaaaaagggtaaaaaaaaagggggggggggccccggcccccccccccccccccccccccccttcttcctgggggtt AGTTTCGGGGTGGAGGTGGAGCGGGTTCCTACCTCCTGTCTGATGAATGTGGTGAACCGCTGTGTTCAGGAGGAGAACATGACCTTCCTGCACTCCTATGATGATTTGGATCTAATAGCAGGACATGCCAG TCTAGGTATGGAAGTTCTGGAGGTGATGCCTGAGCCTGATGTGGTGGTGGTGTGCTGTGGTGGAGGGGGACTGCTGGCAGGTGTAGCTGCTGCCATCAAACTGTCAGGCTGTGATAAGACCAGAATCTACGGCGTGGAACCAGAAGGAG CCTGCACCATGTACAAAAGTTTCATTGAGAAGAAGCCAGTGGGCATGGACTCCCAGAGCATTGCCTCAGGACTTGCACCACCTTTTGCAG GCACACTGCCCTTTGAGTTGTGTCAGCGTTATGTGGAGGGTATTGTCCTTATAAACGATGaagagatcaaggcggccgtgTCCACCCTCTACCGGTCTGGACTTGTGGTGGAGCCGTCGGGCTCTGCTGCGTTCGCTGCAATCGTTAACAACAAGATACCCGAGCTGGAGGGGAAGAACGTGGTGTGCATCCTCAGCGGAGGCAACATCGGAAAAGACGAGCTTACCAACTTCCCAGACTGA
- the tprkb gene encoding EKC/KEOPS complex subunit TPRKB has translation MHLTKKLELFPDHTVTQMLFKEVKNAAELRQCAVEGKINGALINPTMLVDPFQVLVAVNKAVNLQKIGKMKTRSLYSEIIFNLSPTNNISEAFKRFGSSDGDDSVLVVLVHNKDESQLVSDITARVSGRQVPAEEISSLTDHAKIKKLFKVTAQEEKCGTLLDAVVCRMAIKDVM, from the exons AtgcatttaacaaaaaaactaGAGCTTTTCCCCGACCACACAGTGACTCAAATGCTTTTCAAGGAGGTCAAAAATGCAGCAGAGCTGAGACAGTGTGCGGTGGAGGGTAAAATAAATGGTGCCTTGATCAACCCAACGATG CTGGTGGATCCTTTCCAAGTGCTGGTAGCTGTCAACAAGGCTGTTAACTTACAGAAAATTGGGAAAATGAAGACAAGAAGTTTATACTCAGAAATAATCTTCAACCTGTCACCTACTAATAAT ATCTCCGAGGCGTTCAAAAGGTTTGGGAGCTCTGATGGCGATGACTCTGTCCTGGTGGTCTTGGTTCACAACAAAGATGAGTCACAGCTTGTGTCAGACATCACAGCCAGGGTGAGCGGACGCCAGGTTCCAGCAGAAGAGATCTCCTCGCTGACAGACCACGCAAAAATCAAAAAG CTGTTTAAAGTCACAGCGCAGGAGGAGAAGTGTGGAACTCTACTTGATGCAGTTGTATGCAGGATGGCCATCAAGGACGTCATGTAG
- the alg10 gene encoding dol-P-Glc:Glc(2)Man(9)GlcNAc(2)-PP-Dol alpha-1,2-glucosyltransferase, with translation MHSVLHRISSSNMEKFEGYIFTALCSTNFLISCLLFSRVTREQREPYMDEIFHIPQAQKYCHGKFNEWDPMITTLPGLYLVSVGIIKPVVWLADLTGQVVCSTAMLRFINLLFNCGNLYLLYLLICKLHLREKTRTTSRRVLSALSLSTFPVLYFFNFLYYTDAGSTFFTLFTYLMTLYGCHKASALLGVCSVLFRQTNIVWVAFCAGTLVAAKMDEAWRVEHTKKRDEKSPPSQVPLSFSGAKKVVLFTLEFLTSPSHVKAVLLVAWPYAVVGVGFLGFVVLNDGIVVGDRTSHEACLNFPQLLYFFSFTLFFSLPVSLCYHRALRFLQALKKQPLFFLFVTCVSLLLVWKFTFVHKYLLADNRHFPFYVWKRLFQRHELVRFLLVPAYVFAGWNFLDSFKSRSLFWSLAFLACLLAATVPQKLLEFRYFIVPYLMYRLHMPLPSLTRLIVEFLLYTVVNAATLYIFISKSFHWPDSTATQRFMW, from the exons ATGCATTCGGTTTTACATCGGATTTCGTCATCAAACATGGAGAAATTTGAAGGCTACATCTTCACTGCGCTTTGCAGCACCAACTTTTTGATATCCTGCCTGCTGTTCTCAAGAGTCACTCGGGAGCAAAGGGAGCCATACATGGACGAGATTTTTCATATTCCACAAGCTCAGAAATACTGCCATGGGAAATTCAACGAG TGGGACCCAATGATCACCACTCTCCCAGGCCTCTACCTTGTCTCTGTGGGAATCATCAAGCCCGTGGTGTGGCTCGCTGACCTGACCGGCCAGGTGGTGTGTTCCACGGCCATGCTGCGCTTCATCAACCTGCTGTTCAATTGCGGCAACCTTTACCTGCTCTATCTGCTCATCTGCAAACTGCACCTCAGGGAGAAG ACACGAACAACCTCGCGCAGAGTCCTCTCAGCGCTGTCTCTATCCACCTTCCCTGTGCTCTACTTCTTCAACTTCCTCTACTACACCGACGCCGGATCTACTTTCTTCACCCTCTTCACCTACCTCATGACGCTCTACGGCTGCCACAAGGCCTCAGCGCTCCTCGGCGTCTGCTCCGTGCTCTTCCGCCAGACCAACATCGTCTGGGTGGCCTTCTGCGCAGGCACTTTGGTGGCCGCCAAAATGGACGAGGCCTGGAGGGTGGAGCATACGAAAAAGAGGGACGAGAAGTCTCCTCCATCCCAGGTCCCTCTGTCATTCAGCGGAGCTAAGAAAGTGGTTCTTTTCACGCTGGAGTTCCTCACCTCACCCAGTCATGTGAAGGCGGTGCTGCTCGTGGCCTGGCCGTACGCAGTGGTCGGCGTGGGCTTCCTGGGGTTCGTGGTGCTGAATGATGGGATAGTGGTGGGTGACAGGACGAGCCACGAAGCCTGCCTCAACTTCCCCCAGCTCCTCTATTTCTTCTCCTTCACCCTCTTCTTCTCCCTCCCCGTCTCGCTTTGTTACCACCGCGCTCTTCGCTTCCTCCAGGCTCTGAAGAAGCAGCCTCTGTTCTTCCTCTTCGTCACGTGCGTCTCCTTGCTCCTGGTGTGGAAGTTCACCTTCGTCCACAAGTACCTCCTGGCAGATAACCGCCATTTCCCCTTCTACGTGTGGAAAAGGCTTTTCCAGAGGCACGAGCTGGTGCGCTTTCTCCTCGTCCCCGCGTACGTGTTTGCAGGGTGGAATTTTCTGGACTCCTTCAAGTCGCGCTCACTGTTCTGGAGTCTGGCGTTCTTGGCGTGCCTGCTGGCTGCAACGGTCCCCCAGAAGCTGCTGGAGTTCAGGTACTTCATCGTTCCTTATCTGATGTACCGCCTGCACATGCCTCTCCCCTCTCTTACCAGACTCATTGTGGAGTTTCTCCTGTACACGGTGGTCAATGCTGCCACACTTTACATCTTCATCAGTAAGAGCTTCCACTGGCCGGACAGCACGGCCACACAGAGGTTCATGTGGTGA